In one window of Paraburkholderia sp. BL10I2N1 DNA:
- a CDS encoding ATP-grasp domain-containing protein: MGDKITAVGLAAGSGVPRVPGSGAVADVEDARSIARDIGYPVLVKATAGGGGRGMRVVRSESEMEAAFSSAANEAGSAFGDSTLYIEKFIERARHIEIQVMGDQHGNVVYLGERECSTQRRHQKLIEEAPSPKLTAAMRAEMGECAVRLARDVRYCGAGTIEFVVDDSDGKYYFLEMNTRIQVEHPVTEMVTGQDLVVEQLRVACGLPLSFTQAQISISGHAIECRINAEDPERNFLPRAGLISEWQSPEGDGVRVDTHCYSGYTVPPYYDSLLGKLIVHAPTRAEAIERMQEALADLRVTGPATTASFHQAVLAHPDFAEGRVTTRWVEDTFMPPWKAVLKEKTKAAEAAKGIAA, from the coding sequence ATGGGCGACAAGATCACTGCGGTGGGTCTGGCCGCCGGGTCCGGCGTGCCGCGCGTGCCCGGCTCCGGCGCCGTAGCCGACGTCGAAGACGCGCGCAGCATCGCGCGTGACATCGGCTATCCAGTGCTGGTGAAAGCTACCGCCGGTGGTGGTGGCCGCGGTATGCGTGTGGTGCGTTCGGAATCCGAGATGGAAGCTGCGTTCAGCTCCGCGGCGAACGAGGCCGGCTCGGCCTTTGGTGATTCCACGCTGTACATCGAAAAATTCATTGAACGGGCCCGCCACATTGAGATCCAGGTGATGGGGGATCAGCACGGCAACGTGGTTTACCTTGGAGAGCGCGAGTGTTCTACCCAGCGCCGCCATCAAAAGCTGATCGAGGAAGCACCGTCGCCAAAGTTGACCGCTGCGATGCGCGCCGAAATGGGCGAATGCGCGGTGCGGCTCGCGCGCGATGTCAGGTATTGCGGCGCCGGAACCATTGAGTTTGTGGTCGACGACAGCGACGGCAAGTACTACTTCCTCGAAATGAATACCCGTATCCAGGTCGAGCACCCGGTCACGGAGATGGTCACCGGGCAGGATCTCGTGGTCGAACAATTGCGCGTGGCATGCGGACTGCCGCTGTCGTTCACGCAGGCCCAGATTTCGATCAGCGGCCACGCGATTGAATGCCGCATCAACGCAGAGGACCCGGAACGGAATTTTCTGCCGCGCGCCGGCCTGATTTCCGAATGGCAGAGTCCCGAAGGCGATGGCGTGCGGGTTGATACCCACTGCTACAGCGGCTACACCGTCCCGCCGTATTACGACTCGCTGCTCGGCAAGCTCATCGTGCATGCGCCGACGCGCGCCGAGGCCATCGAGCGCATGCAGGAAGCGCTCGCGGACTTGCGCGTCACCGGTCCCGCGACCACGGCCAGTTTTCATCAAGCGGTGCTCGCGCATCCGGATTTTGCCGAAGGTCGTGTGACCACGCGCTGGGTCGAGGATACCTTCATGCCCCCCTGGAAAGCAGTACTCAAGGAGAAGACGAAAGCTGCCGAGGCAGCAAAAGGAATCGCAGCATGA